The following DNA comes from Macaca thibetana thibetana isolate TM-01 chromosome 14, ASM2454274v1, whole genome shotgun sequence.
ggtgtgatcatagctcgctgaAGGCtggaactcctgcgctcaagcaattctcctgcctcaacctcctgagtagctaggattgatTATAGgaccatgccaccacaccagggtaAATTTTTGGGGGAGTAGAGAcaggggcctcactatgttgctcaggctggtctcaaactcctgggctagtgatcctcctgccttggcctcccaaagtcctgggattataagcgtgagccaccatgcccagcacaatgtttccttttttaaagttcttttctaaaattttactgaattaGCAGAAGATCCTACTTCTGTGAGAGGAAGGATAGGATGTTCCTGGCTAACCTCACAGTTTTTCTAAGCAGGAAAAGCTCTTTGGGGGAATATTTAGACAGAAGCATTCCTTCTAGACCTAGTATCAGGTTCAGCGGTCTGTTTGctatttactttctgtttcttagcAAAAAACTGCCTTTGTTATGAGACTGTGAGATACAATCCGGACCAGTTGACCCAGGAGGGCTTAGTGTTAATCGCCAACTATTATAAGAAGGTGACTGGCTTCCCAGAAGGGAAAGTGAAGGTCAGAAGTAGCCACTCAGAATAGCTGGATAGTGCTCCGTGACTTGACACACCAGGCTTCTTAGAAACCAGAGGATTCCAGTGAAAATTCAGCTCCCCTGGGCAGCTGAATTTCAGAAATTTCATTTAACATCAATGACTTATTTTAGTTCTGCTTTGAGGAAACTGAAAACTTGGATTCATACTAATAACATATGCAGATGAGgacaattattattactattttatttatttattttttgagatggagtctcgctctgttgcccaggctggagtgcagtggcacaatctcggctccctgcaacctccacctcctgggttcaagcgattctcttgcctcagcctctcgagcagctgggattacaggtgcacaccagcacacctggctaaaaatttttgtttaggctgggcacggtggctcacgcctataattccagccctttggaaggccgaggcgggtggattacttgaggtcacgagtttgagaccagcctggccaacatggcgaaaccccatctctactaaaaatacagaggacaattatttttttaaatagttttctttggTTAATATCTCTTCAATGTAATTCTGCGGTGAGGAGACAATGACAGTCCTGCGGCTGTGGCTATCAGCAGCTCCTTATAGCTGAATGTCTCCAAGAATGCAAGAGGACAGGTCAGCACCATGGTCTTGCTCCTGTTGAGCACTGTGAACTCTGTGGGACCTTCCTGCACATCATGTCATTTGATTTTCTAAAGGACACTGAAGCAGCAAGGAAAGGAATAACTGTATAGGTGAGAAAACAGGTATAAAGTTAAGCTATATAGTTCATCCTGATATGCTCAGCAGGTGGAGGGTACCCTTGAAAGCAGAAAGCAGGTTTCCAACTACTGACCTAGTGTAGTGCCAATATATCTTATACCCTGggcaattatattctttttttttttttttttttgagacagagtttcactcttgttgcccaggctggagtgcaatgcgccatcttggctgactgcaacctctgcctcccaggttcaagcaattctcctgcctcagcctccgagtagctgggattacaggcatgcaccaccacgcctggctaattttgtatttttagtagagacggggtttctccatgttgaggctggtctcgaacgcctgaccttacgtgatccacctgccttggtctcccaaagtgctgggattataggcgtgaggcactgcgagCCTAGGcgattatattatttaaaaggaaTGTATGGATATGAGGAATAACTCTGAATAGGaggttttatatattattaatatactttTCTCTCAGCAAGATAAGCTAAGAATTTGACACCCAAAATGTAGTCCACTGCCAGCAGCATGAATATTGCCTGGAgtctgttagaaatgcagaatttcctGCCTCTCCCCAGATCTACCAAACCAGAATCCGTATTTAGCAAGGTCTAAGGTGATTTGAAAAGCTCTTAGCTAGACAAGAAAATACCATCTTCATAGATGATTCCCAGTTCTGAtgggataattttttaaacttgagatgaaaaaaaaaccagtatTTGTACATACTTTTATGTGCATGAAATCAGCCTATTCATTCCTTCCAAGAGCCCTGTGAAATACATAGGAATAGATGCTATTGAAATGTAACAGGAGAAGAAACTGAGTTCCCAAGTAGTAAAGTGATTACCCAAAGCCATTTAAGTGTCTGAGCTTATTGAATGACTAGTACACAGTAGctgtttgctaaatgaatgaataaatgaaacactaaaaaaaaaaattgggctggATCCTGGTCTTCAGACCACTGCACTATTAGAGATTGGTTCACTCCTGGGACCACTTCAATGTAGGGTGTTTGCTTTATGTCCCCTTAGACTTGACCTTGACCAGATAGTCTTCAAGATGCCAAACTGGGGCGGAGGCGCAAAATGTGGAGCCTGTGAAAAGACTGTCTACCATGCAGAAGAAATCCAGTGCAATGGAAGGAGTTTCCACAAGACGTGTTTCCACTGCAGTGAGTTGGGTGGACACCCTGGGGGCCCCTCAGCATCCGGACAGCATCACAAAGTTCACACTGAATCACAAACACTGTATGTCTGTAGTTCTCACAGTGTGGTCCcgggaccagcagcatcagcatcaccttgGAACTGGTTAGAAATTTAACTCTTGGGCCCCACCAAGAAAAGATGGTGCTCTCCTGAACACCCTTGCTTCGACTACTTGCCCAGCTCAGAGGCCATTCATTTTCCCGTAGCCCAAAGTCAGAACAAACTAGCCTGTCACTGCTCTCTGTAGGGAAAACTTTGACCCCATGGCGACATTGACAACATGTGACTTGGCAGAGAAAGGAAGTCAGCACTTATCTAGAGCCAGGATGGATTTGGCTGTCTATGTTGCCCCTTCTGGTCAGCTGTGACTGAAGCCGGCTGTGACTGGTCTTGCCTGAGAGAGAACCTATGTCAGGCAGGGGGGCAACACATGCCAACTCTGTATGTAAGAGTCAGAGAGGGAAGCATTTCAGGGCCTGGGCACCAGTAACTACATGAAAAGAATCCTGACCATTACCCGCTAGACAACTGACTTACAAATGTCAAAAATGGGGAGAACCTTGAGACCTTGTGGTCCTCTGGGAGTCTGGCCTGACTCATGTGACTTTGCACAAGTCATTTCTCACATCTAAGCCCAGGTCATATGCATCTGCGGTAGAGCCTTATACATGCACCTCTGCCTTTAGACTCCACGTCCAGTGCTCTTTGACGTGACTGCATTCTACACTGTTTCCTGGCACCTAGTCCTGTTTGGGACAAAATTGGCCTTGGTTTTGAAATGGCCACTTACCTTCTCTGCTTCCCTCCAGGAGGTCTGGCTTAAGGGCTAGCTCTGCTGGATATTTGCCAAGCCCCCTCCCCAAATAGTCCCCACTGCCACACCAGCACCCCCAAGCTTCAGCCCGGTAGCTGCAAGGCATCCATGCAATTGAAAAGAACTCCAAGGGCTGGACTCCATCTGTTGGAGCTTTTGTCCGAAGAGAGctagcattctttaaaaaataggatTCGGAATATTAGAAAGAATTCTAGAATTAGAGTAAAAGGGACTCAGGTTTGAGTCTGGGCTCTGCCACGTACTCACTGAGATTTTGGGCAGGTCATTTCACCATGGtgagcctcaatttctccatttgtaaagCAAAGATGATTATACCTACTGCACAGGTTGTTACAAGGAGAAAACTGGGGGGTCTTGATCTGGAAATCCAGCCTTCTAGGCCTGTATTCTCCTTTGATCAACTTTGGTAACTGAGTGGGAACAGGAAATTGTAGGGAAGCTTTCCATAGTCGGGGGTGTCTTGTCTTTCCCAGGTAGCAGGAAGATGCTTTATTCAAAGGAGTCATAGTAGAAGAGATTTGAGCATTGTTTTGGTACATCCCTTTTAACCCTTTCATATTTCCTGAGAGCTCGTTGATGGGATGAGGATTGGAGCAGCATACAGTTCAGGAATGATGGATAGAAGAGCCCCAGAGAGGAGcacacttttctattttattaccaCAAGATAATCGCCTGTCTGCAGGCAACTCTGCAGCTGCTGGAAATGGTGTTCAGAGACGCAGGGTCTACCTTACATTGTGCCCAGGCCAGTGTTCCCCTGACTTCTAGATAAATCTTCACAATTAAATCTCTAGACTAATTATGAAATCTAGAAAGTGAGTTTGCtgtccaaaagaaataaatatagtgCAAGCAACATATGTAAATTTCAATGTTCTAGTAACCATAGtttaaaaatagtacaaataaaCAGACGAAATTAagcttaaaacattttatttaactcaatatatccAAAACATTGCACTTTCAATGTATACTTCAATACACAAATGATCAGTGGGATATTTTAcatgatttttgcatttgtaCTAAGTGTTCGAAATCTGATGTGCATTTTGTGCTTATAGCACAGCATGTGGCTGTGGCCACAGCATTGGATAGCACGGTTCTCCTTTGTCTGTTCACAAAAGCTCATCAGAAGCCAGGGAGTGGCTACAGAATTGGCCAGGGCACGGTAGGGTATAGGCAGTCTTGGAGTGATGGGAATGAGCACTGGACTAGGAGTCAAAAGAGCTGAGGTAAGCTGTGGCTCTGTAACTTACTATTGTATAATTGTGAACAACTCACTGATTTACACTGacacatgcattcatttattcattcattcatgtactcaataaatgtttacagaGGACTAACTCTGGCCCAGACCTTGTGCTAAATTCTGGGAATATTAAGACAAAACAGGCTTGCCCTCAAGGAACTCAGAGTCTAGACCATCAGCAAATATGTAAGCAGTTATTGTGGAGGATGGTAACTGACAGTAACAAGAAGGGTAGAGACAAGTATATGCCTTCTATGTCTCAATATAAGACATTCTCCCCCAAATTCATCTTCATAAAAAAGATATGCCTTGTGTTTAAAGCCTTATAAAGTCTCTCCTGCTGTAAGACATtcttccaattattttatttgctgatttaaactttttttggtaCAGATTTTTTAACACTTACAATGTTGACAGAATAGTCTAATAAAGTACCAGAATAAACTCCCTTGCCCCACACTCATCAGCCCCTGGCTAATCCTACCTCATCTACAACCTTATCTTCTTCCTCCACTCCCATAttcaattactttattttttttaaaagaaaatatcatttgaaGAAGGGATATTAGCCTGAAATAACCTCATTCAATGCTGGATTGCTTATAGGGATCATTTGATggaactggtttttttttctaaaggcaaATACATTTAATGCTGCATATTATTATTCCTGGGATATTATCTCACTATTATAAGCACTGAGCATCACTATAAACAACCTTTAAGAATCATTGTTGCAAAGCAATACAGCAAGTCATTACATGGTGGAAATcctatatctttttaaaaatctgccctAATGCTATGCTAATAGGTCCTTCTTGTTGAGATGCAATTTCTAGGCGACAACCTCCTACTCAGGTATAAAACAGGGCTGCCTCTTAAAATGTACGGACAGAAGTGAAGGTGAGCTGCTCAGAAAAGCTGGGCCAGCTGCCCCCAGAAATGATTCTGGTGGTGAGGGAGATGCTGATGTTGAAAATGCAAAGACAGAACTGAAGACAATTATTCCCCAAATTTATGTGAGATTAGAAAAAAGTAACCTTTCCATATCAATATATTGTTGATTTATATtactaaattaaaattataagtagatatttgacatttttatttatatttttaaaagtttctttttaaatttgcaaaataaatcTTTCTATAAATCCTCTCTTTGGAAAAATGAGGGCGTGATTGCCTTATATTTGAGGATACTTTACATTAGGTAACATACAATAACCAGGAGCTTGAGCCAATAGAAGCCTAAGGAGTTAACAAGGCAAGTCTatccccttccccacctcctctgCTTCCAGAATTTGACCAAAATTAGCCTCAATGGCAATTGTCTGCTTGAATATCACAGTGTCCTTCAAAGGCCATGGTAAGTATAGAAAATGCTCAATCCCGACTCTtttatgattaagaaaaaaataagtttctctCCTACCTTAACCCACCCactgccaacacacacacacacacacttccctgaTGTCATTTAGGAAGGTTCAGGGATGCAGTCCTTAGCAGGTCTGAGACTATATATCTCGTTCTAATGCTAGCTTCCACCCTTTTCCAGCTGGGAACCATTGAACCCAATTTCGTCATCTGTGAGATTGGGACTGTCTTGGAGTGTACAACTCAGGACAGATGCTCCAGTCGGAATCAACATTGTATTCTTGGCTCAGGGGCCCCTCGTGCTGGGTCTGTGGCCCCGAGCATGGCATTGGGAGTgcaaggaaggggagaaggattTCAACTCCAATCCCATGACCCTTCCTTTTCCTGGCAGTGGCCTGCAGGAAGGCTCTTGACAGCACGACAGTCGCGGCTCATGAGTCGGAGATCTACTGTAAAGTGTGCTATGGGCGCAGATATGGTCCCAAAGGGATCGGGTATGGACAAGGCGCTGGCTGTCTCAGCACGGACACGGGCGAGCATCTCGGCCTGCAGTTCCAACAGTGAGTTACTGCCCTGCTCCCCCTTGCCTGTTAAAGTCTCCAATTATCAGGACAGTTCATTTCGTTCCCATAGCAACGTTTTCTGGAAGTGGGAGAATGGACTCTATTGTTGACTTGCCAACAATAGGAATACTCAGTCTGACCAAGTTCGAACAATGTGTCATCTCTCCAAAGATTCTCTTTAAATTATCTGCCTTTCTAAAgggcaattacttttacaccatgGCTCTTGGTTTGCATGTCAAGAGAAAACCCAGGATGTACAGATGTTCCATTGTTTGACCTTTGCAAAACTGCATGGAgtctcctttcttcccctttgagAGTTTCTGTGTAAATCACAGAAATATGGCAGGGAAGCAATGGCCATTCTTTGTGTGCCTGTCACGAAAAGATTTCTTCTCTTGGATTGTAAGATGACAAATGCCCACATGGCAGGAGGAGTGTGTCTGCAGGGATGGGCTGTGCCTCAGAGTAAACAATCAATCATGATTGGTTCCCTGGCTGCCTGTTGCCAGTACAGTGCTAGAGTTCCCACCACATTATCCTAGGGAAGCTGGGGCATCACTCTGGTCACCTCCATCCACCGGTCTGGTCCCCTGGGTCCACTTTCTTGATAATCACACTGACCTCCAGCCCAGAATTGAGGAAATTTTGATGGCCACTGGGCTGACAATACCGTCTGGCCAGCTGACCTCCAGGCTCTGCTCTGCACTGGGATTGACCAGAAAGGCCCAGCCCAACCAAGGAAGTGTCCCATGGAGGGCCTCCCCCAGAGAGCACTTAGGCCGTCTGAGGAATCAGCTGATCCCTTCAAAAGACAGGAAGCCACAGGAGGGCCTGGAAAAGTGGAGAGATGTGTGATTAGTCATCTTAGAGAGAAggcttcttttgttaatttttcttattactcAATCTCAAATGGAGACTCTtgttaaggaagaaaatatgatacCAACTGCATTCTCTGCCTCGCCTTAACTGAAGTTCACTTTTCAATATTAGGGCTTCCTAGTGATGCTGCGCAAAGAGTAACAAGGTCTGAAGACCTAGGATTTCCTGCTAGTTCCATCAGTCATGAGCTGCCTGGCCTTGGGCAGTCACCCTCTGATCCTCACTCTCCTCCAACCAACCCTGCCTACTTTATAGGGTTGTGGTACAGCTCAATTGATATAATATACAAGCAAACACCAAAAGATACGAACACATGAGAGGCTATTATTAGGCCTCTATTTTGGACATTGTTCTCCTGGGACAGGTGACCCTTGGAGGCAGGACGACAGCCTCGCTTATGTTAAGGAGTGCATCAGCTCATGGACTGTGGTTCATCAGGAACTGATTAGCACCCACTGTCAAGATCCTGTCTTCCTCTGTAATTTTCACAACTCTCTTTAGAAAGGAAGCAAGTGGCCTTGCAAATGGTCCAGAAAAACATAAGCATAGTAGTaataacaacacaacaacaacaataacacaaGCTAACATAACTAGGACATTTGCCAAGTGCTTTACAACAAAAAGGAAAGCTCTAAGCTCTAAACCCATtttagctaactttttttttttttgagacggagtctcgctctgtcaccgaggctgcagtgcagtggcgtgatcttggctcactgcaagctccacctcctgggttcacgccattctcctgccccagcctcctgagtagctgggactacaggtgcccaccaccacgcccggctaacttttcgtgtttttagtagagatggggtttcaacatgttagccaggatggtctcaatctcctgacctcgtgatctgtccccctcggcctcccaaagtgctgggattacaggtgtgagccaccgtgcccggccttagctaacatttattagcCCTTACTGCATGCCAGGCCAGCACTGTTCAAAGTGCTTTACGCATGTCACCTCATTTAACCGTCTCAACAACGCTGTGAGGAAGACACcacaattatccccattttccagatgaagagtccaaggcacagagaagtgagGTCACTTACTCCAGGCCACACAGCTCTTGTACTGTTTGCCAAGGGAAATCTACATTACATTTGTCTATTTCCAACAGGTCCCCAAAGCCGGCACGCTCAGCTACCACCAGCAACCCTTCCAAGTTCACTGCGAAGTTTGGAGAATCCGAGAAGTGCCCTCGATGTGGCAAGTCAGTCTATGCTGCTGAGAAGGTTATGGGAGGTGGCAAGGTAAGAGCTTCTGTACGAGCCAGACAGAATTTGCTTATCTCCACCAGGCCATTCAGGAGGAATGAGAGAAAACTTGGGAACTGCAAGCAGCTGTCATTCTCTCTAGCTCCCATAACCACTTTACAAACCACTCATCCTCAGCCACTTTCCCTGGCTGGGGCTGTCTGTCATCTAGCATTGCCCCTTGAAAGCTGGAACTGGTACAGTTTGATGTAGCAAGCATTATTCTACTAGATGGAAGGCACCCAActgaaagttctgggatacaaagCAAAAGCCCCCCTACCCTCCAGTGTCAATAATCCCCGCAAAAGATGTCATCCCCAGACCCACCCACCACTGCCTAACTCAACCTGTTGCTGCCATCACAACCAATGGATATAGCAGACACCTCACAGCAGTGAGAAGCATCCTCACTTACAAACCTCCTGGCTCTCAGGAAAGTCATCAGATGTCTGAGACACTCATGCATACGTGCTCTGCAAGTTCCAGTTTCAGGCCCAAAGCCTGGGTACTCACCAAAGGAGTCAGacccaaggaaagagaaaaattctgTTTATACCACATGGTGGGAGGAAGGGCCGTGGAGAGCATCTAACTTCAAACACAAGGGGAGGCTCCACCCTAAGACTGGCCATTTGAAGACATAGGAGAAGCCCTGGGCTGTACCTGGTAGACATGCAGATGTGCAGGAGGATGGAGATCTAGAACATCTAAATTATGCAACTCTGCCATCAGAATTACACAGAGGAATTAAACCAGAGGGTTAAAACAAGGTTGAATTCCCTGGACAAttgcctgatttatttttttccttctttaactttATATCCAACATAAACATCACCGAGTGCCCCCGCCCAAGTCCTTCTCTGACCAGTTCCGTTCCTTGGATCTTTTTGGCCTGAGGAAGCCCTTTTCTGTTTAGTCTATTCTGAAggaaaacatatgcaaatcacCATGACAAATCCATTTACAGGCTTCTGAGAAGTGCTGGCTAAGGCCACAGCATCTCATTTTCTCCAAACCCCTGGAGAAATTATGGGGGCCCATTAGGTAAGCAAATGGTTAAGATGTGTCACTCCTCTGGATGCTGCTAGTCAGGGACTTGAAATGGAAACAGAATGTGTTGCCTACCTCACTAAATATGCAACTTTTCTGTGCCCCTCAGCCTTGGCATAAGACCTGTTTCCGCTGTGCCATCTGTGGGAAGAGTCTGGAGTCCACAAATGTCACTGACAAAGATGGGGAACTTTATTGCAAAGGTGAGTGATTCTGGAGACTttcttgaaatatgttttccctAAAAGGGCCTTTGGGAGGGGAAATTATTTCACGCCTGGAGATCTTCCTGTGTCTTTCAGAAGGTATGGCTGCTCAGCCTGGGCAGCGTTGGGTTCTCAGAATGGGGAGCAAAACCATCTAAGGGGAGGGAATCTCCCACCTGACCCAGCTCTGGTCCTCTCCATTGGAGAACCTGGCAGAGACCAGATGCTTTCAGACGCTCAGTGGTTGGCGAAGTTAGGCACCTGGGggagtgaggaagaggaggaaacagtGCCCTGCTTCTGGTCTTGGAAGAGGCCTCAGGCCAGGACAACTAACACCACACCCCCTTCCAAAAACTGAAACACCATCTTTCTGTTCACCTGAGTGGCAGAGGGGGTGACTGAAGGAGGGTGAACTCAGTTTGGCCTCCCTGGAGTTTATCACGACATATCTATCTCCCTCCTGCCTAACCCCACTAACAGTTCTGTTGTTGATGTTGCACATTACTTAGTGATCATAGGGACAGATCTGGTTTTCCTCCTGGTCCTTGCGGCTCTGCCTCTCGCTGCCTCCATAATCTGTTGGTGTTGTGGAGCAACAGGAGAGGCTTAGCTCCTTCTTGATACTATCAAAGGAAGGGATGCACTAGGGCCAAGGCAAGGTGTCCTCCACCCCTGAGCCTAGGCCTATTCTGTTGCTCAGTGGAGTTTCATCACTTAATGATGGTGTCTCCAGAATCTCCAAAGGAGTATGTTGGAATGAAGTGAGAGGAGCAGTGGAAAGGGAGTTAAGAGGGAAGACTTTATAAGTCAAAACTGTAgattgctgtattagtctgttctcatgctgctaataaagacatactcaagactgggcaatttataaagaaaaagaggtttaatggactcacagttccacatggctggggaggcctcacaatcacggcagaagtcaaaggaggagcaaagtcacatcttatacagcggcaggcaagagagtaagtgcaggagaactgccctttataaaaccatcagatctcttgagacttactatcacaagaacaacacgcccccatgattcaattatctcccactgggtccctcccacaacatgtggagattatgggagccacaattcaacataagatttgggtggggacacagccaaaccatatcagctgccAAAGCTTTTCCTGTGATGACACAGGATGGGAACTAGCCCACTATCTGACAGATGGTTGCCGTCTCCTGGCAGTAGAAGACATAGGGGTCCTCAGCCTTCATTGCTCATAATACCCTAAAATATTGCTGAAGTCAGTAGTGAAATTAACATGTAAATGAATAATTGcatttcaaagtgaaaaaaaaaaaaaagctatagtaGAGAAACATTCACAATGCAGTCAcctaaaaagaggaaaggaaccAGCTTGGGGTAATGGAGAAAGCTTCTCACAAGActtgcttcctcttcctctgagGCTTGATGGGTGAATGTGGGTTTCGGAGGGggcattccaggaagagggaTCATTGATTACAAAGACACTTAAGCTGGGACATCATGGTTCATTCAGGAACTGCAAGTGGTTCTGCATGCCTGGAATGTAggaaaggaggcagaggtgggaggcaACAGGGGACGAGGCTGGGCAGGCAATCCAGAGGTTGCTGActcaaatgagaaaatatctgcaaacacATTTAGTAAAGTGGCAAGAAGtgtaaacaatttttattaacAGATCTAAGATAAGtattgttcaatttattttaaaaagttaactcatgcatacatctttttttattattatttttatttttgagacagagtcttgctctgtcatccaggctggagtgcagtggtgagatcttggctcactgcaacttcagcctcccgggctcaagcgattctcctgcctcagcctccccagtagctgggatcacaagtacacgccaccatgcccagctaattttctgtatttttagtagagacaggatttctgtatgttggtcaggctggtctcaaattcctgacctcaggtgatctgcctgcctcggcctcccaaaaagctgagattacaggtgtgagccaccacgcccagccaacttaTGCATAAATCTATCAAAAGGATGTCTCTAATACTTAGAGGACTGTGCCCAGACAGAAGACCCTGAAAAAAATGGCACTAACCAATGCATTGTCTCTCCCTTTATCCTCTTTTCATTCACAGTTTGCTATGCCAAAAATTTTGGCCCCACGGGTATTGGGTTTGGAGGCCTTACACACCAagtggaaaagaaagaatgaagaggtGCGACATTTCTCAGATTTTTTGCAAGCCTAAAACACTTGCCAAGTAATCCTGCACAGATGGATACCTTTCCCCAAATAGCCTCTCCTTGTACATTATTAGTTGTACATTATTTGTTTCTCCTCAGAAGTGATCATGGCCTTTACTGAATGTTAGAAGAGGACTTTGGAAGAAAATTATGTGAAGTTTAATCTATAACAAatgctttattatttataatgCTTGGAATGGGAGaggcaataaataaatgttttagtgCTATCTTGTATGGCTCTGgatattttatttgagatagaaGTTTTCAAAAAACATAAAGCTAGTTCAAAAAACGAGCTGCAGAGAATGTAATAAATTTGAATGTCAACTGAGAAAGGAGTGAGAAGGAAGAAACAATGGGCAAAGGAAAGCAGTCTTTCAGAATCTGTCAGCCAAGTGTCTTTCTAGTTACTGCTAATGGAGAAGAAAACAGGGGGTCTGGGAGAAAATAGAGAACATGATAGCAAAAtctaaaaggaaaatcaaaactaataaaattgCTGAAGAGTTGATCCTTTTGTCCTATCGTGGGCTTTGTAATGTTACACATCTTGTGAAAActctgaaatgacaacaaagcaTGGCATTTGCCTCTGTATTATAAATGACATGaggatgattttcttttattctaggACAATTCCCTGGGGTTTAGCAATTTTCTTAAGACTTCTACGTCAAATTGCCAGCCTCGCAAATGAAATGCAGCCAATTAGAAatgtctttctctgcctcttcagCAAGTTTCAGCGGCTCAAGCACTTCTTGGGCTTCTGCTTTTAACAACCACAGCACTTCTCCCAGCACTGTGCAATTCAGAATTATTTGGAATACATGAAAGCAAGTGAAAATCTAGTGATAAGAACTATAAAATACTTGGCTAAACCGTGGGGTTTTCCACACTCCAAGTCCCCTGGGAAAGGCTTTCTTTGAAATGAGCATTTATTCAGTGCTGTTTATGTAGTGTCT
Coding sequences within:
- the CSRP3 gene encoding cysteine and glycine-rich protein 3 isoform X2, producing MPNWGGGAKCGACEKTVYHAEEIQCNGRSFHKTCFHCSPQSRHAQLPPATLPSSLRSLENPRSALDVASQSMLLRRLWEVASLGIRPVSAVPSVGRVWSPQMSLTKMGNFIAKFAMPKILAPRVLGLEALHTKWKRKNEEVRHFSDFLQA
- the CSRP3 gene encoding cysteine and glycine-rich protein 3 isoform X1, yielding MPNWGGGAKCGACEKTVYHAEEIQCNGRSFHKTCFHCMACRKALDSTTVAAHESEIYCKVCYGRRYGPKGIGYGQGAGCLSTDTGEHLGLQFQQSPKPARSATTSNPSKFTAKFGESEKCPRCGKSVYAAEKVMGGGKPWHKTCFRCAICGKSLESTNVTDKDGELYCKVCYAKNFGPTGIGFGGLTHQVEKKE